TTgataattataaaagatATACAATTGGAGGCCacatcaaactcatcataCGATACCAATTTCAGAGGGGCCCTAAAATCCTTTCCCATCGAGAAATGAACAAAGTGTAAACaccaatcaatcaatcaaataGCACATATCGAACCGTTGaataccaaaagaaaaaagattgAAAGGCCGTTTCGTTTCAATTGTTTGTTCCCTTCCGTCCCGTCCTCccaaggcaaaaaagccccctgtccatctccatgaaATATATCAACGACAAGCgatgaaaaataaaaaggaataaaagtaaaaaaccAAAATATGCTAGAGGCAAGGCCAATCATCAATGCTCCTCCCGCCCTCCCAAAAGACCAAAAAGTCGTGTTCCCTGGGTATATATATGGATATACATATGTCCGATTTgagccaaaaaagaaaaaatatcCAATATCCATCCTTCCCAAGCGCCATTTTCCTTTCCAGAAATGCTCACACATATTTTTCATAATCCGACGTTGTGACCAATTTGACACAGACAGCAGTCATTTCCTGGCTGCCGTCTTAAAAAGAGCAAGATAAAATATACGAGTAATGAAGAACACGCCCAAAGGGCGCCTTGATATATCCTTCTCCCACAACAGTGTGCCTCACACGAACTCTCATCCAATAGTTTCCACGGTATGTCATTACATGCCACCCTGATGGTCAGCCATAAGCATTCCTCCATTGCTGCCAAACAAGTTCGCAAAGGGATCGACACTTCCGAATCCCATGTCCTGACCCTCCATGGATAAGAACCACCCAGGAGACGCGTCTTGACCAAGGTACGGGTTCAGAGCATTGCTACCCATCTGATCTTGGGTGTGAGAATCGTCGCCGCTCATGTTCTCAGGCTTCATGCCTTGCTGACCGTGGATCTGAGAATTGGACTGGGGGTTGCTTCCAGACATGCTTCCCCAGCCGCTAGATCCGTTCATCAGAACATTCCCGGCGTCCATGGAGAAGTCTCCATAGGAGATTTGTTTGTCTAGCGAGTTCATCATGCTGTTCGACGGTTCCATATTCATAGAGAGCAGATCTGTGGAGAAGAAATTCTGCAGTGGCACACTCTGGGGGAATTGTGCAGCGTTAGCGGGGCCAAGTGGCATCATAGGGTATGTTGAGTTTTGTGGTTGCGAGACAGTCAGGGAGTTGAAACCAGATGGGTTGGTTGTCTGCGCTCCAAGCGAGTTGGGGAATCTCGGCGGTTGTCCagattgttgctgttgctgctgctgctgctgcatggcCAGTCTCATCTGGTCATGGAGGTGTTGCCCGCTCATAGCTGCCGCATGTTGCTCGTTTGTCTTCTGCGACTCCGCAATGCCCGTATTCGGCAGGGTTGGCTTCTTCAGGGGCCCCTTCCGTTTGGATGGTCCAGGTCGCTGCCCATCTTTGTCGTTCAGCATCGGTCCAACAGCCGTGAAGAATTCTTCAATCGATTGCAGCTCTGGCTTCTGTTCCAAAGCACCATCCTCTCCCCGCTCCTTCTTCCTATATACAGCGGGATCCATGTAGTCCGTGTCCGAAACTCCGTGAGGGTAACGGTTGAACCAGTCAGAATATTGCAATATCGGGGATGAAGCGGTACTGCCGTTGTTGGGGCCCCCTGTGCGGGCTGCATCGAGGGCATTGCGAAACTGGATGCGAATGTTTTCCACCATCCAGTGGAACATGCCCCAATACTTCATCATGTTACGCAGGAATCTCACATTTACGCTAGAATTAGCCTCTGCGGTCGCTTTCATCGCCGGGTTCCCAGAAAAGATGCCAGTGATATGGATagtggccgaggagaaggcgCAGTACCCAGCAAAAGGGGTCGAGATGCTACACTGCACCTCTTCGGCGTCTCTTATCAGGTCTGATATCTTATTAGCCGCCGCAAAAGTATTGACGCTGGCTCGTGGGATGAAGTCCTCCGGTGCCTCCTCGCCGACACGATCTTGGGAGAAGGAAACGGCGGCTTGGTGAAGAAAGAGCAAGTTTTGCTGAATGGCCATGTGGAGGTACAGGAGATGCTTTGCTGTGCTCTCTGCTCGGTGAATCTCCAGAGCCTCGCGAGTACACTGCAGGCTTTCGGGAAGTGTACGCAGTAGCTCCTCAGTGTCCCGCACCAGTTTAGCATACTCGGAGTCTTTATTCCACATCGGATATGGATCCTGTTCTCTGCCACCCTGGTTCAAGTACGTAACGACACGGCCCCAAATGGACACGCATCGAATAGTATAGGCAGACGGCCCCATGTTGTCACGAGGGTTATCGACCTCGCCTTGTTCGGACATGTTAGACTCGGGGACGCTGCCATCTAGGAATTCTGTCTGAGCGGGCATATCAAACTGGAAATATTTCTCGGCAACGGGAAGAGGGATTTTGatggtttcttctttgatgaagacTGGGCGGTCTGTGCCGGACGAGTTGAATCGATCCATCATGAAGCAAGCCCACATGACACGGCGACGAATTTCGCGGTCAATGAAGCTCAGCTTGACCTTCTTACTCCGCGACTGCGGGTCGTACTCCAAGTCtttgtgaagatgaagagcaaaggCCATGCGAATGGCCTGCCCACCCAGGGCCCAGGCGCGGCCGCCGTGACATGTTCCGAATTCGTGCATTCCCAATATGAGAAGACAAGTCAATATCGTTATGTTAGGCCAGTCGTATCGTTTGGTGCAAATATCTCTGGCATGAGAGGCCCACTCCTCTCCACGCATGAACTGCTTGGTAGTCGAGTTGAACTTTGGGCTCGACGTGAAGCGCGCTGCGATGGCACACACGGAAAGGACCAGCACAGGCGGAAGCGTATCATTCCTATAGCTCGCGTTAGCTGTTTGGATCTTGTatggatgaatgaatgaaagGGTTTCACTAGGAAGGAAAGGCGACGTGCTTCATTCCCCCGTGGAAAACGTGTCGTACTTTAATTTGCGAATGTAGCTTGGTTTGTGGAGAAGATGATATGATTGACCATAAACGTTATCAAAAAAGACTTCGGTGAGGTGTTCCTGGACATCTTTAGGGGGGAgggcttctcttccttcgcGTAGCAGTTCGTTCTCTGCAGCTTCGCGAGACTCGGGCGAGCCGGCCGCATGATCTTCCGGTAGCTTCGGCCTGGGGGCCTTGGCCCAAGCCTCAAGATCTCGGCCAAATGCCTCGTCGGCGTTACGTTTCTTGGTAGATACCTTATTTGACGACATTGTGCCGGTGCCGGGGATGGCGGGTTTTACCACGGCGCGGGGGACCGTCGATATTGTCTCCTGGTCAGCCTTTGGTAATATCTTGATGATGCGCTCTTCCATGCGCTTGAGTCGCTTGTCGAGCATGGCCATGTAATCGGTGCGCGGTGCAGCTTTTCGGGTGGTGACTTTGTAAACGCATGGTATGCGTGACCTCATACAGTGCTTGCAGGCTGGCTTCTCGCCGGAGCAGCGTATCTTCTTCCGACGGCAGGCAATGCAGGCGAGCGGTAGGCGTTTCCGGTCCTTGCCAGCCTTGGTCTTGAGCTCGCTCCAGGCCGGAGGTGCAGAGGACGAGTCGTCCTTTGACTTGCCTCCCAAGTCTGTACCATCACCGCGATTTTGATTCAAGAGGCCGAAGTCGTCATTTCCGTCATCGGTGATGGAGTTGGACGCCGGAGTCGATTTCCTCGCCATCGAACCGTTGGAGAGCTCTACGCTCGGCATCTGCTGGTCGTGTATCGGTACGAATGGCTGCCTCGCAATGCTGTTGACGGCATTCATGTTGTGTGGCGGCACTGAGGTCATGGCGCCGGGCTGATGCTGTGAGAAAGGGTCGGCCTGGTGGTTATTGATGCCGGGTTGATCAGGCATGTGGAGATCGGGTATGGCAGAGAAGGGAAAATTAAAATCACCAAAGTGAGGATTGGCGCCCATGATGTCGTCGGGAGGCACCTCGCGCTGCCCGCTGCCAGAAGGTTCTCGTTGCGCGTAAAGCTGGGACGGATCGAAGTTGTGGCGATTTGTGTTGCGGAATTGGCGATTCATGCCGGCCCGGCCGTCCGACATGGTTTGGTATCCGGTCTACAGACCAAAGAGACTAAGTGACTCTCTCTAATTGGGAACGGGGGGGAACAGCAGATGGGAAGGCCAATTGCTGGGCATTTCACGGGTCTAAAATCCTGGATACAACGGCAGTGCCGTCTCTGTATCTGTCAAAGACGGTGCCGGCGCAGCAGGGGCGCACACGGCTGGAAATACTGGGCTGCCGGAAGCTCAAAGCTGATTgattctccagcagccagactatggagatggcgatgcaGCGGCAATGGTTCGTCCGGCCAGGGGGATTCTGGCGTGGTTTATGCGAGCGGGCGAGTGGGAGATCCGTgatggtgacgacgatggagttgatgtgggatgaagattgattaacaagcagagcaaaggcaaaggcagagcagagcaaaaaCTAAGAGGGGattcaagagagaagattggAACTGAGCTGTGCTGGCAGATGAAGCCAAGCCAGGAAGCAAGCACCAGCGGGTGGGACAAGGCAGGTGCATCGATGAAGAGAGCCACAAGGCGTGGGTCAGCAGGCACTCCGTACTTGCCGCGTATCGGTAAGGTCGCCCACAGGTACCGGTACGAACTCGAGTACTTGGCTCTTATGCTGACGCCGCCTAGCCAGGGCTTGCCAGGGCTACGACTGCTGCCCGCGCCGAGCGTGTTCGCTGCGCCAGGTGGTACTCGACAGCGCGGCGGAGCGTACAGGTACTCCGGACTCGGTTCTCGGTACAACGGCGCTCCCTTTTCCGTTCGTGCAGCCACGAGCTTGGCAGCTCTGGCAGGGTTCGTGGGCGGCCGCAAAGTTCAGTGGCCCCTGTGCTGGGTGCGAGTAAATGCTACCAGACCAAGACTACCAGCTCCTGTAGGGCCTGCTAGACAGGCTAACTGAAGACATCTGGAACCTGTTGGGCGGGCGAATTAGCGGGCTAATGCGGTCGGTTGGTTCCATTAACCTGGAGAATTTGGCGAGTTAGTGCTCGACCCttatatccatccattccatCAAtgggtacgagtacagtgcTCACATGTACAGAGTACCCGAAcaaggctgctgaagatACGGGTATGGGGTTTGACAGGCGCTTTTggtctacatgtacctatcGATACCGACATCAATATCTACTATAACAACATCAGACAGAGAAGCCCAAGTACTCACTCGTACTTTTACCCCTGCTGGTATTTGTCATACCCGTCCTGAGCACAAATGTGCGTCCTGCCATGCTGCCATGCTGCAATGCCCATGTGAGCATGTGCATGCAGCGTTGTGCTGTATAGTAGAAGTGCAGTACTGCCAATACTGTACGAGGCCCTCCTCCATgccagtactcgtacctggtagcagcagccaaggTACCTGTGCAGCACTCAACTGGTCCCCTGCGCGCCAGCCAGACGGGGCCTGCAGACGCCACTGAACGCCTAGTGTGCCAGTGCACGCCGCTGGGAATACCCCAGGCTGGCGCCTAATTGTGGGGGTGAAAACGGAGCTGGTGCCGAATGGAAAGCACTGACCAAAACGGTGGCCCCCGGGGGCACGGTCGCTTGGGGTGAACCTACAGAAATTGAAATGGAGCCCAGACATCGAAGCCATCAGCACGGTAATATATAAGGATGGGTGTGGTATCAATAACATATCAAATGGGAACCAACACAGCACGGATACAGATTCACATATATACGATAGGAACTAGAGCTGTACCAGCGTTGAAATACATACATCTCACACCATTGACGATGCTATTGAGGTTCGGACACTTCACAGGCAGCAGGCAACTAAAAATGAATAGGAACATTTAGCAGGACTATGTGCAGAGCTAGAGGGTCTGATCGCCAGAAAAGGCGGGCAGCAGAAACAGCCAGAAGAGGGGTCGCCGATGACGGGATTGCAAGGCTGCTCTGAAATGAATCATACAGAAGCCATCACCATAGAGAGCCTTTGCTTTCCTGactctcccctcctcccgTATTCGGCAACCTGATATCAAGGAGGAAGACGTagacgcagacgcagacgcagaTAATCAATAGCACGGGTAAATTTTGCCGCGACGGGGTCCGGAACGGCTGAGGCCCCCAAGCGAGGCAAAGGCACTGATTGTGTGCCTCGGGGCGCGCCTTTGGGCGGCTGACGCAGCAGCCCTCTCCGTCAAGACTGTTTGAATCTGCACAACGTGGAAACAAATCCGCCGAGTAACTCGATACCATCAAGGATACCCACCAATCGAGATGGCGGATGTCTTGAAGCCGACGCGGCGTGCACAGTAACTGGCGACACGTTGCTCTAGTCTCTAGTCACCGTTGGGCCAGAGCCGGAGCAGAGACGGCGCGGGGGGGCTGAGCACGCAAAGAATGGCATCGTCCCCGAGTGGCTGCGGCCTGCCACTACAGCCAAGCTATGGTTCGAAGGATACCTGTTGTAAATTCCAAGAAGGGCAACGGTGTGGTTCGGGTTGAGGCTTGCTCCGGAAACTCCGTTTGCTTGACGGTTTCAAGCAAGATCAAAACTCAAATTCATGAAAACGCTCCGGATAATAGATAAGATAGCCGCATACGCTCTGGCGGAGAGTTGTGCTTCATGAGACGAATATGTACATTCTCGGATTTCTATCAGAGTTGCGTTGGTGCTGACGTAGCAGCAAGATTTGGAATTCGGTGGTAATAAGAGCTTGGCAGCATATGTCGTTGCATCCATCCGTttgcctgtgctgtgctgtattGTATTATAGGTCATCAACAAGCGAGGCCATCGTCGATGGCTTCAGCATGGCCCCCTCATGGCTGGCTCTCGCTATTGTGTGGACATGTGGACCGCGGTGAGATTCTCATCCCGCGCGATAACGCTTTCACGCACATCTGCCCCCTAGAACAACATGTGGCATTTGTCGCAAGCAATGGGTACGAGAGATGCAAAGCAGCTAAACTAGCGGCATCGAGTCGCAGCCAATCCTTCGTCGCTCACGGCCAAATTCCCGTCGCCTGGAGGTGTGGGCTGCAAGCTGCTAGCTCTACAGAGACCCGAGCCGATGATGACCTCGCCGGACACAACTGCAAATGGACCCCGAGGTAAGCTGTCGTTTACCAACTGCCGTTCATGTCCGCATGTATCAAGGTCCACTCCGCAACTTTAGCATCCACGAACCTGAAGTTTTTTGTCAAAGTGCTCGCATAACTCCGGCACCCCAGGACGAGAATGAAATCAAAACATTACCTGTCACATAGTAAGTGCCTACCTAGGCCCAGTGATGATGCTATCAAGACTGAACGAACGGCTTGAATCTCTTTATCCATGTCGATTAGCCAACGAGGAAATGGCAATATCAAACAGCTTACGGGGGTAGGAGCTCAGCTGAGGTCGCATCAGTACGGGCAGGTATTGATATTATTAGGCACTTGTGTAGATGCACGGTCCGTGCTCGTACTATCAACGAGTAAGTGCTAGGGAGTCAGTAGATTGGTCGGCAAGGTGCCATGTTGAAGACATAAGGACATCAACACAAGTACTACTAACTAAGGCAATACGGCATAGAAACCAATCCGGTGACTTTCCTGGAATGGAAATACGTATACCATGTTTGCTTCTTTAGTGCATTGAAAGGGGCTCATGTCTCCTACGAgtgcaaggcaaggcaaggcaaggcaaatACATGCACtcatgtacggagtaccttgTTGAGGTTGgccagtacgagtactccgtacagtacgGTACTTCAacttactcgtacttgtcATGTAACAGCAATAGAGCTGGCCGATAAGGCTGCAAGCAACTTGCTTCCTTCCCCGGACTCATACCCACTTGCCGCCTACCTCCTTACCTTATCTGCAAAAGAGTCAGGCTTGGAATCAGCAAGTACCTGCACAAGTGTCTTAGTAAGTCAGAGGTACAGTCAAGGATACTACCAAAACCAACCTGGCGAGGCATCACTCTTGGCAGCAAAGATCGTCTCCCCTTGCTGACGGCGAACGGTCGAGTCTGGTGGCATTGCGCGCGACAAGCGACTCGAAACCAAGAGCCAAAGTGCCTGCAAGTGCCTGCATGCGCCAGCACAACTTAGAGCTAGTAGCAGCGCTCCAGCAGCGCTCCAGCAGCGCTCTAGCAGCCCTCTCTGGCCCTGAAACTTTTGCCCCGGCACCGCTTTTCCGCCTGGAGCAGCGGGCCCCTGTCAA
The sequence above is drawn from the Trichoderma breve strain T069 chromosome 5, whole genome shotgun sequence genome and encodes:
- a CDS encoding fungal specific transcription factor domain-containing protein, translated to MSDGRAGMNRQFRNTNRHNFDPSQLYAQREPSGSGQREVPPDDIMGANPHFGDFNFPFSAIPDLHMPDQPGINNHQADPFSQHQPGAMTSVPPHNMNAVNSIARQPFVPIHDQQMPSVELSNGSMARKSTPASNSITDDGNDDFGLLNQNRGDGTDLGGKSKDDSSSAPPAWSELKTKAGKDRKRLPLACIACRRKKIRCSGEKPACKHCMRSRIPCVYKVTTRKAAPRTDYMAMLDKRLKRMEERIIKILPKADQETISTVPRAVVKPAIPGTGTMSSNKVSTKKRNADEAFGRDLEAWAKAPRPKLPEDHAAGSPESREAAENELLREGREALPPKDVQEHLTEVFFDNVYGQSYHLLHKPSYIRKLKNDTLPPVLVLSVCAIAARFTSSPKFNSTTKQFMRGEEWASHARDICTKRYDWPNITILTCLLILGMHEFGTCHGGRAWALGGQAIRMAFALHLHKDLEYDPQSRSKKVKLSFIDREIRRRVMWACFMMDRFNSSGTDRPVFIKEETIKIPLPVAEKYFQFDMPAQTEFLDGSVPESNMSEQGEVDNPRDNMGPSAYTIRCVSIWGRVVTYLNQGGREQDPYPMWNKDSEYAKLCTREALEIHRAESTAKHLLYLHMAIQQNLLFLHQAAVSFSQDRVGEEAPEDFIPRASVNTFAAANKISDLIRDAEEVQCSISTPFAGYCAFSSATIHITGIFSGNPAMKATAEANSSVNVRFLRNMMKYWGMFHWMVENIRIQFRNALDAARTGGPNNGSTASSPILQYSDWFNRYPHGVSDTDYMDPAVYRKKERGEDGALEQKPELQSIEEFFTAVGPMLNDKDGQRPGPSKRKGPLKKPTLPNTGIAESQKTNEQHAAAMSGQHLHDQMRLAMQQQQQQQQQSGQPPRFPNSLGAQTTNPSGFNSLTVSQPQNSTYPMMPLGPANAAQFPQSVPLQNFFSTDLLSMNMEPSNSMMNSLDKQISYGDFSMDAGNVLMNGSSGWGSMSGSNPQSNSQIHGQQGMKPENMSGDDSHTQDQMGSNALNPYLGQDASPGWFLSMEGQDMGFGSVDPFANLFGSNGGMLMADHQGGM